A region of the Candidatus Palauibacter soopunensis genome:
TCAGGTCGTACCCGCTCGCCGGCTTCCGCAGCAGGCCGAGAAGGATGTGATCGAGGCTCATGGGGCCGTCCAGGGTACGCTATATCAGTATCGATATAGTATACTATATAAACTCTGCTATACCACGGTCAACACCACCCGGAGAGGTCAGCGGGAGGCGCCCTCCCAGCCGGGGCCCCGGACCACGCGCCCGGGCGTGGCGCCCGTCGGCTCCTCCGCCGACAGGACCTGTACGCCGTTCACGAACACGTCGCGCACGCCCGTTGCAAGCTGGTGCGGATCCTCGAACGTCGCGTGATCCGCGATCGTGGCGGGATCGAAGATCACGACGTCGGCGAAATACCCGGGCGCGAGACGGCCGCGTCCCTCCAGCCTGAGGTTGGCCGCCGGCAGCGATGTGAGTTTCCGGATGGCCTCCTCCAGCGGGATGATGCCTTCGTCGCGCACGTACCGGCCGAGGAGCCGGGAGAAGTTGCCGTACGCACGCGGGTGCGTGCTCGAGCGCACGAAGGGCTCCTCCGGGGCGAGCGATCCCGCGTCGGACCCGTAGCTCACCCACGGAATCGCGATCTGACGCCGCACGTTGTCCTCGGACATCATGAAGTAGACTGTCCCCACGCGGCTGTCGTCCTGCACGACGAGGTCCATCGCGGTCTCTTCGATGCCTGTGCCCCGCGACTCCGCCACGTCGGCGAGCGTCCGGCCCGTCAGATACTTGAGGGAATCCTGCCGGAAGCCGACGAGGAGGGCGCGGTCGGGCGAGCCGGCCGCGAGCAGCAGGTTCTCCCACTCGTCCGTGGGCGTCCGCATCTCCGCCGCGATCCGCTCGCGGGTCTCGGGATCGCGGAGCCGCTCGATCATCGCCGCGTGCCCGCCCTCGTGGATCCACGGCGGCATCGCCGCATCGAGCCCGGTCGAGCCCGCCGTGTAAGTGTACATGTCGGCCGTGATCTCGAGTCCCTCCTCGCGGGCCCGCTCCACGCGCTCGATGACCGCGTCCAGCTTCGCCCAGTTGTCGCTTCCGGCGGCCTTCAGATGGTAGATCTCCGCCCGCACGCCGGCTTCCCGGGCGATCGCGATCAGTTCGTCCACCGACTCGGTGAGCCGGTTCCCCTCGCTCCGCAGGTGGGAGATATAGCCGCCGCCGAACTCCCCGGCCGCGCTCGCGAGCGCAATGAGCTCATCGGTGTCCGCGTAGAAGGCCGGCGCGTAGATGAGCGACGATCCGACGCCGACGGCGCCCTCGCGCATCGCCTCCCGCACGAGGTCCTGCATCCGCCCGAGCTCCTCGGGCGTCGGGGGCCGGTCCTCGTGGCCGATCTCATGCACGCGCACGGTCGTGGCCCCGACGTAGGAGGCCACGTTGGTCGCGACGCCGCGTTCCACCAGGTGGTCCAGGTACTCGCCGAGCGAAGTCCACAGAACCTCGAAGCGCACATCGCCCTGGCGGGAGAGCATGTCCGCCTTCATCTCCGGACTCAGCGGTCCCATGGAGTTGCCCTCGCCGAACACCTCGAGCGTGACGCCCTGGCGGATGTCGCTCAGCGAACGACCGTCGACGATGAGCGATTCGGTCGCCCACGAGAGCATGTTGATGAACCCGGGAGTCGCCGCGAGCCCGACGGCGTCGATCGTCGTGCCGGCGGAGGCGGAGGCGAAGTCGCCGATGCCCGCGATCGTGTCGCCGGCGATCGCCACATCCGCCACACGTGGCGGGTCTCCGGACCCGTCGTAGACCGTCCCCCCGCGGATGAGGACATCGTAATCGGGGGCGGGGGCCGAGCAGCCCCACGCAACCGCCGGTGCCATCAGAGCCGCGCGAAACATCTGTCGAATCACGAATGATCCTCCCGCCAGGAGTGTAGTTGCGGACGTACGGTCCGGCCCGCGAGGTGGGACGGGCGCGACCGGGCGCTTATCTTGCTGCAAACCCACGTACGATACCGTCCGCGCGGCCTCGCCGCCCGCGGGCACTGTCTCGGTTTTTGGGAGGACGAGAATGGCTCAATCAGTGAAATCGCTTCGCATCGGCACGGTGGCCGCCGTCGCCGGGGTTCTCTTCGTACTCATCCTGTTCGTGTTCGGCTTCAACCGCGTCGACGAGTACGAAGTGGCGGTCAAGCGGAACCCGGTGACCGGCGCCGTGGCGTCCCGCCCGTACACGCAGGGGCTGTACCACAACGTCCTGCGCTCGTGGACGAACTATCCGCTGCGCGAGGTCCAGTATCCCGCGGGCGGACAGGCCGAGCGCCTCGACGCTCTCACCTCGGACCAGCTCCAGATCGCGGTCGACGCGGCCTACCGCTACCGCATCAACCCGGACAGCGCCGTCCATCTCTATCTCACGGTGGGCAACGAGAACGCGGTCGCTTCGTTCGTCTACAACACGTATCGCTCCGCAATCCGGGACGCGATCGCGGAGATCGAGGCGTCGGAAATCCTGTCCACCACCAGGGCGGGCATCTCCGGCCGCATCGAAGCGCTGATGACGGACCGCCTCAATCCGCGCGGCCTCGAGATCACCGATTTCTTCGTGCGCGAGGTCGTGCCGCCGGAGACGATCCGCCAGGCGATCGAGGCCAAGCTGTCGCGCGAGCAGCAGGTGCAGTCCGAGCAGTACCAGACCCAGGTCGTGGTCGAGCAGGCGAACCAGCAGCGCGCCGAGGCCGAGGGGATCCGGGATGCGCAGGACATCATCGCGGAGAGCCTCGCCGGCATCTCGGGCCAGCGCTACCTGTACTGGCGCTACCTGGAGATGCTCGGGCGGATCGGCGAGGGGAGCAACAACATGGTCATCGCGCCGACCGAGGGAGGCATCCCCCTCTTCTTCGCACCGGACCGCTGAGCCGGGCAACCGACCGCCCTCCCCGGGGTGTCGGACCCTTCAGGAAACGAAGGCCGACATGAAGGCCGTAGTTCACCACTTGGGGGAACGATCCCGAGGGAGGATACATGAAGAACTGGAAGGATTCGCTCGCCGCCGGGCTTGCGGTAACGCTGGTTGCCGGGTTGTGCGCGGGCTTGGCGCCGGCCGCGGCCCAGGAGGAGGACGAGGACGAGCGGCGCGAACAGGTCCGGATCGCCTTTTCCGGGGGTGGCGCGTACCTCGGAGTGCAGATCCTGGATGTCGACGGGGAGCGCGCTTCGGAACTCGGGATGTCTCGCCCGTACGGCGTCTACATCGACGGCGTCATCGACGGTGAACCGGCGGCGGAAGCCGGCATCGAGGAAGGGGACGTCGTCGTGGCCTGGTACGGCGAGCGCGTCGAGAGCGTGGCGGAACTGCGGCGGCTGGTGGGCGAGACGCCGCCCGGGCGCGTCGTGGATCTGACGGTGCTCCGCGACGGAGCGGAACGCGAAGTATCCGTTGAGCTCGGCGACCGCATGGGCATCCTCTCGGGGGCACGCGGCCTGACGTTCATATCTCCGCAGATCGACCTGTCGCGGGTCTACGCCCCGTCTGCGAGCGACGCGCGGGAACGCGCGCGCGGCCTGGAGGAACGGGCGCGCGAGTTGGCGGTGCGGGTCCGCGAGGCGCAGGAGGGGGTCGCGGAGGGGGCGGATCGCATCTTCTACCTGGCGGGGCGCCCGCGACTCGGCGCGAACACGCAGAGCCTGGGCGACCAGCTCGCGGAGTACTTCGGCGTGGAGGGCGGCGTGCTCGTCACCTCGGTGTACGAGGATACGCCGGCGGCGGAGGGCGGTCTGCGGGCGGGCGATGTGATCGTCGGACTCGGCGACGAGGACATCGACGACCCCAGCGACCTGCGCCGGGCGTTGGCCGATCTCGAGTCGGGGGAGGTGTCGGTCCGCATCGTCCGCGATGGCGCGGAGCAGACGCTTACGGTTGAACTGGAGGACCGGGAACGTCCCTTCAGGTGGCGGCGGGGCGTAGACGAACTCGGCCCGCCAGGGCCGTAACCGGGGAGCTAGTCGAACAGGCCCAGTTGGGGGCCGGCCCGCGGCGGCCGGAAGTGTTCCGCCGACAGGTCGTAGTCGCGCGGCTCGATCCCGTGCTTCGCACGCGCGAGTGAGAAGAGCCGCGCGACCTGTTCGGCAAACGGGCCGCGACCGCGCATCCGCTCCCCGTAGTTCGACGCATAGAGGCTCCCGCCTCTCAACTCCCGCATGCGGTTGAGCACCTTCTCCGCCCGGTCCGGACAGTTACGCCGCAGCCAGTCCTCGAACAGGGCGGCGACCCCGAATGGGAGGCGAAGCATGATGTAGATCGCCCGCCCCGCCCCCGCCTTCGCGGCCTCCTCCAGGATGGCCGGGATCTCATGGTCCGTGAGTCCGGGAATCACGGGCGCCACGTTCACGCCCACCGGGATGCCGGCATCCGCCAGCCGCGCGATCGCGTCGAGCCGCCGCTCGGGGGTCGAGGCCCGCGGCTCCAGTTTTCGCTGCAGCGAGCGGTCCAGCGTCGTGATGGAAAGTTGGACGTGCACCGCGTCGAAACGCGCGAGTTCGCGCAGAAGGTCGACGTCCCGCGTCACCCGGTGGTGCTTCGTCACGATCCCGACCGGGTTCCGGGCTTCGGCCAGTACCTCGAGGCAGCGGCGAGTGATCCCGAGGCGACGCTCCAGAGGCTGATACGGGTCCGTGACGCCGCTGAGTATGAGCACCTGGGGTTCCCACCGTGGTGAGGCCAGCTCCCGTGTGAGCAGCGCCGGGGCCTCCGGCTTCGCCAGAATCCGGCTCTCGAAGTCGAGTCCCGCGGAGAACCCGAAGTATTCGTGCGTGGGTCGCGCGTAGCAGTACGAACAGCCCGTCTCGCAGCCGCGGTACGGGTTCAGGCTGGCGTCGAATCCGAGGTCCGGGCTGTTGTTGTAGGAGATGATCGTGCGGGAGCGGTCCTCAAGAATCTCGGTTTGCGGATCCGGATCGGACGCGAGCGTCCAGGCCTCCCGCTCGACCGCGAGAGGGAGGAAGCGGTTCGCCGGGTTGTGCGCGCTTCCGCGTCCTCGAATCGAACGCCGTTTCTCCGTAACTTCGCGCATCGTCTCCCAACTGGCGTATTTCGGTATTTGTTCGGGTATTCGGGTTCAAAATGGCGAGCGGACGGTCGAAGGGTCAAGTCCCGCGAGCCTGTGGAGCGCCGCAGGCGCGTAGAAGTGGGACACGACGCCGGCCGGGTCCCGCCGCGACACTAGAAGCTGATGCCCAACCGGAGGGTCAGGGTGTCGTGGCGCGGCTCTCCATCTCCTTGGAGAACCCGGGACCCGACGGCGACATCGGATCCCATGAGCGAGCTGATTCCGAATCCGTAGCGGACTTCCGGCCACAGCCGGAAACCGAGGTCGAGTTCGACGCCGACGCCGAACTCCGCCCGAACCGGGCGCGCCGTGAGGAGGTCGTCCACGCCTGAAAAGGTGCTCGACGGGAAGGTCAGGACGGGCCCGCCCAGCACATAGGGCTGAACCGCCGGCAGGGGGAGCCGGACGCGAAAGTCCAGCGGGATTTCCACCATGTCGATGTCGAATTGGACCCGTTCGTCGCCGGCCATCGCGACGAGTTCCGGCATGCGGTGGTAGATGAGTGCCGGCCGGACGGAGAAGGTCGCGAGGTTGAGGTTCAGGAACACGCCGACGTGATATCCATCGGTGAGATCCGTGAGATCGAATCCGTTCTCCGGCAGGAACTCGGCGAGCGTGTCGCGGTTGTAGCCCGCGAGGATGCCGATCTGGGCCTCGGCCGCCGGCGGAAGGGCGCAGACGAGACCCAGCGCGAGGCCGGCTCCCCACCTTCCTGCGTTGCGCTTTATCCCCATTGCGTCGGTCCTCTCTCACCTCGTTTGCGGAAGATCCGAGGAGCGCCCGGGACCCCGCAGGCGTCGGCTGAACGTACCCGCGCGGGCTTGGACGGGATAGCCGAAAGGGCGGATCCCGCGCGAGTCCTGTGCGCCACGAATGACGGGCCGCTATGATCAGCCGAACCGCTCACAGCGAGGCCAGGTACGCCATGATTCGACATCGCGAAGCTCCGTCCGTTTTCGTCCGACCGTTTCTCCTTCTGGCCCTGGCGGCCTGCGTGACCGACGCCGGGGATTCGGCGGAAGCGGGTGGCGCGACGGCCGCGGATCCGCCCGCGGACGTGGCCGAACTCGTCCTCACCAACGGGAAGATCGCGACCCTGGCGGGCGAGGGCGGGGAAGTGGTCAGCGCGCTCGCGTCGCGGGAGGGGCGGATCGTCGCCCTCGGGGCGGACGACGACGTCTCCCGATGGATCGGGGAGGGCACTGAAGTGATCGACCTTGGGGGCCGGCTCGCGATCCCGGGGTTCATCGAAGGCCACGGTCATTTCATGGGCCTGGGGAACGCGCGCATGATCCTCGACCTGACGACCGCCGACACCTGGGCTGACATCGTCAGCCTGGTGGGCGAGGCGGCCTCGAGCGCGGAACCGGGCGCCTGGATCAGCGGCAGGGGATGGCACCAGGAGAAGTGGAGCGAGGCGCCGGATCCCATGGTCGAGGGGCAGCCGGTCCACGACGGCCTCAGCGCGGTGAGCCCCGCCAATCCGGTCATTCTCACGCACGCGAGCGGGCACGCTTCCTTCGTGAACGCGAGGGCGCTCGAACTGGCCGGGATCGACGCCGACACGCCCAACCCTCCGGGCGGCGAGATCGTGCACGACGAGACGGGGCGGCCTACCGGCGTCCTGAGGGAGACCGCGCAGCGCCTGGCGCGGGCGGTGTTCGCCGAGGAGGAGGCGAGCCGCTCCGAGGCCGAGCGCGAGGCGCGGGCGCGCGAACAGGTGCGGCTCGCGAACGAGGAGCTGCTGCGGAAGGGAGTCACGAGCTTCCAGGATGCGGGTTCCGGCTTCGGGACGGTGGACCTGCTCAGGACGCTCGCGGACGAGGGCGCGCTGCCCGTGCGGCTTTACGTGATGCTGCAGGGTGGGATGGCGACGCTCGAGGGGCGGCTGGACGAATACTACATGGTGGGATATGGGGGCGACCGGCTCACCGTGCGGTCGATCAAGCAGGTCGCGGATGGGGCGCTCGGGTCGCACGGCGCCTGGCTGCTCGAGCCCTACGCGGACATGCCAGCCTCCATCGGACTGCCGACGACGCCGCCGGAGGAGATCGAGCGCATTGCGCGGCTCGCGATCGAGCGGGGCTATCAGGTCAATACGCATGCGATCGGCGACCGCGCGAACCGCGAGGTGCTCGACCTGTACGAGCGCACCTTCAACGACCACGCGGACATGAGCGACCTGCGCTGGAGGATCGAGCACGCGCAGCATGTCAATCCGGCGGACATTCCGCGCTTCGCCGCACTCGGGGTCATCGCCTCAATGCAGGGCGTCCACGCCTGCTCCGACGGCCCCTGGGTCATCCTCCGGCTCGGGCCGGGCCGGGCGCGCTCGGGCGCCTACGTATGGCGGGACTTCATGCGGGCCGGCGTCATCGTGACGAACGGCACGGATGTCCCGGTCGAGGACGCGGACCCCCTGGCGAGCTTCCACTGCACCGTCACGCGCGTGATCGAGGGTGGCGAGACCTTCTTCGAGGGGCAGACGATGACGCGCGAAGAGGCGCTGCGTTCCTATACGTGGGCCAACGCGTATGCCGCGTTCGAGGAAGACCTCAAGGGGACGCTCGAAGTCGGGAAGCTGGCGGACATCACGGTCCTGTCCCGGGACATTCTCACGATTCCCGCGGACGAGATCCTCGAGACCGTCGTGGACTACACGATCGTCGGCGGTCGCACGGAGTACAGCCGGGACAACTGAGCAACTGAGCGGCCCGTCGCGACGGGCCGGCCGGGCGTCAGCGTCCGGCGGGTTTGCCGTGTCCTTCGTGCACGACCCCGTGTTCGACCTGGCTGCGGAGGACCCAGTCGTAGTCGGCGGCGAACAACGCCTCGCGGGGATCGGCGGCGGGCCAGTCCTCCAGCGGGATGAAGGCGCCGGCGATGGAACCCATGCCGCCGTCCTCGATCACCGCGTCGAACGGGTTCCGGTACTCGACGGTGATCCGGTAGCGATGCTCGGGGACGACGAGCGCGCCCACGCCGCGCCCCCGGTGCGTGAGCGCCGGGATGTCCACGACGTGCCCAGCCTCATCGAGCCTGGGCCGGATGTCGTACAGCACCTCGCCCGTCGACAGGTTCTCGAACCGGAGTCGGGAGGCGTGCGCGTGGAGATGACCGCCGAGGCCGATGATGAGCCCGCGGATCGCCGGACTCGCGTCCCACGTCTTGACGGAATGGCCGGGCGGAAGGTCCCAGGCCTTCGTCGCGGAGACCTCGGGGTACATCGCGTCGAGGTGAAACGGTGCCACGGGGTAGACGGGCAGGCGGGCGAGGCGCTCGTACTCCAGCGTCAGGTGGACTGTGACGCCCTCGTAGTCCGCTTCCGTCGGATTGTGCAGCATGGTGAGCGCGAGGAACCTCGAACCGCCCTTCATCGGAATGCCGAACAGCCATCCGGGAAAGCTCACGGGCCGGGTCTCATGGCTCGCGGCCAGGACCCGCAGCATGATCGGCAGGAACAGCTCCCGCCGCCCCGGATCGAGCAGATTCATGTGATGCAGGACGACACGCGGGACCGGCTCGCCGTCGCCGTCGATGATGTGCGTGCGATAGCCGCGGATCGTCAGGTCGAAGGGGATGACGCCTTCCTGCACGGGCAACTGGGCCATGTGATGGGATGAGCGGGCGGGGAGGTCGATCGGCCCCAGGATGACCGCGAGTTCCTTGTGGTCCGGGTCATCGACGACCCGGATGCTCGCCGTCGACGTGGTCGGCCGCCCCCCTTCCGGCGATCCGGCGTGGCCCGCGTGCGCCGCCTGCGCGCATGCGGGGGGG
Encoded here:
- a CDS encoding D-aminoacylase — its product is MAPAVAWGCSAPAPDYDVLIRGGTVYDGSGDPPRVADVAIAGDTIAGIGDFASASAGTTIDAVGLAATPGFINMLSWATESLIVDGRSLSDIRQGVTLEVFGEGNSMGPLSPEMKADMLSRQGDVRFEVLWTSLGEYLDHLVERGVATNVASYVGATTVRVHEIGHEDRPPTPEELGRMQDLVREAMREGAVGVGSSLIYAPAFYADTDELIALASAAGEFGGGYISHLRSEGNRLTESVDELIAIAREAGVRAEIYHLKAAGSDNWAKLDAVIERVERAREEGLEITADMYTYTAGSTGLDAAMPPWIHEGGHAAMIERLRDPETRERIAAEMRTPTDEWENLLLAAGSPDRALLVGFRQDSLKYLTGRTLADVAESRGTGIEETAMDLVVQDDSRVGTVYFMMSEDNVRRQIAIPWVSYGSDAGSLAPEEPFVRSSTHPRAYGNFSRLLGRYVRDEGIIPLEEAIRKLTSLPAANLRLEGRGRLAPGYFADVVIFDPATIADHATFEDPHQLATGVRDVFVNGVQVLSAEEPTGATPGRVVRGPGWEGASR
- a CDS encoding prohibitin family protein; this encodes MAQSVKSLRIGTVAAVAGVLFVLILFVFGFNRVDEYEVAVKRNPVTGAVASRPYTQGLYHNVLRSWTNYPLREVQYPAGGQAERLDALTSDQLQIAVDAAYRYRINPDSAVHLYLTVGNENAVASFVYNTYRSAIRDAIAEIEASEILSTTRAGISGRIEALMTDRLNPRGLEITDFFVREVVPPETIRQAIEAKLSREQQVQSEQYQTQVVVEQANQQRAEAEGIRDAQDIIAESLAGISGQRYLYWRYLEMLGRIGEGSNNMVIAPTEGGIPLFFAPDR
- a CDS encoding PDZ domain-containing protein, with the protein product MKNWKDSLAAGLAVTLVAGLCAGLAPAAAQEEDEDERREQVRIAFSGGGAYLGVQILDVDGERASELGMSRPYGVYIDGVIDGEPAAEAGIEEGDVVVAWYGERVESVAELRRLVGETPPGRVVDLTVLRDGAEREVSVELGDRMGILSGARGLTFISPQIDLSRVYAPSASDARERARGLEERARELAVRVREAQEGVAEGADRIFYLAGRPRLGANTQSLGDQLAEYFGVEGGVLVTSVYEDTPAAEGGLRAGDVIVGLGDEDIDDPSDLRRALADLESGEVSVRIVRDGAEQTLTVELEDRERPFRWRRGVDELGPPGP
- a CDS encoding PA0069 family radical SAM protein, which gives rise to MREVTEKRRSIRGRGSAHNPANRFLPLAVEREAWTLASDPDPQTEILEDRSRTIISYNNSPDLGFDASLNPYRGCETGCSYCYARPTHEYFGFSAGLDFESRILAKPEAPALLTRELASPRWEPQVLILSGVTDPYQPLERRLGITRRCLEVLAEARNPVGIVTKHHRVTRDVDLLRELARFDAVHVQLSITTLDRSLQRKLEPRASTPERRLDAIARLADAGIPVGVNVAPVIPGLTDHEIPAILEEAAKAGAGRAIYIMLRLPFGVAALFEDWLRRNCPDRAEKVLNRMRELRGGSLYASNYGERMRGRGPFAEQVARLFSLARAKHGIEPRDYDLSAEHFRPPRAGPQLGLFD
- a CDS encoding outer membrane beta-barrel protein produces the protein MGIKRNAGRWGAGLALGLVCALPPAAEAQIGILAGYNRDTLAEFLPENGFDLTDLTDGYHVGVFLNLNLATFSVRPALIYHRMPELVAMAGDERVQFDIDMVEIPLDFRVRLPLPAVQPYVLGGPVLTFPSSTFSGVDDLLTARPVRAEFGVGVELDLGFRLWPEVRYGFGISSLMGSDVAVGSRVLQGDGEPRHDTLTLRLGISF
- a CDS encoding amidohydrolase, which encodes MIRHREAPSVFVRPFLLLALAACVTDAGDSAEAGGATAADPPADVAELVLTNGKIATLAGEGGEVVSALASREGRIVALGADDDVSRWIGEGTEVIDLGGRLAIPGFIEGHGHFMGLGNARMILDLTTADTWADIVSLVGEAASSAEPGAWISGRGWHQEKWSEAPDPMVEGQPVHDGLSAVSPANPVILTHASGHASFVNARALELAGIDADTPNPPGGEIVHDETGRPTGVLRETAQRLARAVFAEEEASRSEAEREARAREQVRLANEELLRKGVTSFQDAGSGFGTVDLLRTLADEGALPVRLYVMLQGGMATLEGRLDEYYMVGYGGDRLTVRSIKQVADGALGSHGAWLLEPYADMPASIGLPTTPPEEIERIARLAIERGYQVNTHAIGDRANREVLDLYERTFNDHADMSDLRWRIEHAQHVNPADIPRFAALGVIASMQGVHACSDGPWVILRLGPGRARSGAYVWRDFMRAGVIVTNGTDVPVEDADPLASFHCTVTRVIEGGETFFEGQTMTREEALRSYTWANAYAAFEEDLKGTLEVGKLADITVLSRDILTIPADEILETVVDYTIVGGRTEYSRDN